The following proteins are encoded in a genomic region of Burkholderia pyrrocinia:
- the cdpA gene encoding cyclic di-GMP phosphodiesterase CdpA, which translates to MPARAGAPRRDDSVRNWLEQTVGTVDFLAHVDHELRFLYVSDASLRFIGYHRDYLHTLTLRDLIAEQDTSALEGLLARAARSGQVEKATMCIVKSLTYPLDVEVRAFKSRHHGVDGFAIAAFDVSSWRALEARLTYEMHHDPMTGLDNLSALVPALMRAQQAADEDGTCAALLLLDLDDYQRINRALGYDAGDTLLRETAQRLKALVTPNERLARVASDKFAVVLGASDRTRASAAADALARRLQAAVREPYVYQGQTVHLSASIGIALYPDERALPHRAQHHSPLLRRADHALAQAKASGGNALAFHAPVDDPADAERLKLEADLYDGVRNGEFSLHFQPITRSQSGAVVGVEALIRWRHPVHGLVPPATFIPLAESIGLINYLGNWVLKAACMQLVAWDRQRLALQYVAVNVSPQQFRDPRFTQSVREAIALTGIDPRRIVLEITESLLMHDPAHAKGLLEELTDLGIRFAIDDFGTGYSSLAYLQRFPLAKLKIDRSFVENLLTSRNDRAIVSAVVGLAQTLDLELVAEGVETEAQRALLTEMGCNHIQGWLVCQALPSEELARRFEAQQLHLHAAA; encoded by the coding sequence ATGCCCGCGCGCGCCGGCGCGCCGCGCCGCGACGACTCCGTGCGCAACTGGCTGGAACAGACGGTCGGCACGGTGGATTTCCTCGCCCATGTCGACCACGAGCTGCGCTTTCTGTACGTGTCCGACGCGAGCCTGCGCTTCATCGGCTACCACCGCGACTACCTGCACACGCTGACGCTGCGCGACCTGATCGCCGAACAGGATACCTCGGCGCTCGAAGGCCTGCTTGCGCGCGCCGCGCGGTCCGGCCAGGTCGAGAAGGCGACGATGTGCATCGTCAAGTCGCTCACCTACCCGCTGGACGTCGAGGTCCGCGCGTTCAAGAGCCGCCACCACGGGGTCGACGGCTTCGCGATCGCGGCGTTCGACGTGTCGTCGTGGCGCGCGCTCGAGGCGCGCCTGACGTACGAAATGCACCACGATCCGATGACGGGGCTCGACAACCTGTCCGCGCTCGTGCCCGCGCTGATGCGCGCGCAGCAGGCCGCCGACGAGGACGGCACCTGCGCGGCGCTGCTGCTGCTCGACCTCGACGACTACCAGCGGATCAACCGCGCGCTCGGCTACGACGCGGGCGACACGCTGCTGCGCGAGACCGCGCAGCGGCTGAAGGCGCTCGTCACGCCGAACGAACGGCTCGCGCGCGTCGCGAGCGACAAGTTCGCGGTCGTGCTCGGCGCGTCGGACCGCACGCGGGCGAGCGCCGCCGCCGATGCGCTCGCGCGCCGGCTGCAGGCCGCGGTGCGCGAGCCCTATGTGTACCAGGGGCAGACCGTGCACCTGTCCGCGAGCATCGGCATCGCGCTCTACCCGGACGAACGTGCGCTGCCCCATCGCGCGCAGCACCACAGCCCGCTGCTGCGCCGCGCCGACCACGCGCTCGCGCAGGCGAAGGCATCGGGCGGCAACGCGCTCGCGTTCCATGCGCCCGTCGACGATCCGGCCGACGCCGAGCGGCTGAAGCTCGAAGCCGACCTGTACGACGGCGTGCGCAACGGCGAGTTTTCGCTCCATTTCCAGCCGATCACGCGCAGCCAATCGGGCGCGGTGGTCGGCGTCGAGGCGCTGATCCGCTGGCGCCATCCGGTGCACGGCCTCGTGCCGCCGGCGACCTTCATTCCGCTCGCCGAATCGATCGGCCTGATCAACTATCTCGGCAACTGGGTGCTCAAGGCCGCGTGCATGCAGCTCGTCGCGTGGGATCGCCAGAGGCTCGCGCTGCAGTACGTGGCGGTCAACGTGTCGCCGCAGCAGTTCCGCGACCCGCGCTTCACGCAGAGCGTGCGCGAGGCGATCGCGCTGACGGGCATCGACCCGCGCCGCATCGTGCTCGAAATCACCGAAAGCCTGCTGATGCACGATCCCGCGCATGCGAAGGGGCTGCTCGAGGAGCTGACCGATCTCGGCATCCGCTTCGCGATCGACGATTTCGGCACCGGCTATTCGAGCCTCGCGTATCTGCAGCGCTTCCCGCTCGCGAAGCTGAAGATCGACCGCAGTTTCGTCGAGAACCTGCTGACCTCGCGCAATGACCGCGCGATCGTGTCGGCCGTGGTCGGCCTCGCGCAAACGCTCGATCTCGAGCTCGTCGCCGAAGGCGTCGAGACCGAGGCACAGCGCGCGCTGCTGACGGAGATGGGCTGCAATCATATCCAGGGCTGGCTCGTCTGCCAGGCGCTGCCGTCCGAGGAACTCGCACGGCGCTTCGAGGCGCAGCAGCTGCACCTGCACGCCGCCGCCTGA
- a CDS encoding peroxiredoxin: MKRKLLLGAAVAALVAGHALMAQAELKPGAAAPDFTTQASLGGKTYTYSLADALKQGPVVLYFYPAAFTKGCTIEAHAFADAVDRYKAYGATVIGVSADNIDTLTKFSVSECRSKFPVAADPDAKIIREYDAKLPALDRANRVSYVISPEGKILYEYTSMSPDKHVENTLAAVKAWADAHPKQ, from the coding sequence ATGAAGCGAAAACTGTTGCTGGGCGCCGCCGTGGCGGCGCTGGTGGCCGGCCATGCGCTGATGGCGCAGGCGGAGCTGAAGCCGGGCGCCGCGGCGCCCGACTTTACGACGCAGGCGTCGCTGGGCGGCAAGACTTACACGTACTCGCTCGCGGACGCGCTGAAGCAGGGGCCGGTGGTGCTGTATTTCTACCCGGCTGCGTTCACGAAGGGCTGCACGATCGAGGCGCACGCGTTCGCCGATGCGGTCGACCGTTACAAGGCTTACGGCGCGACGGTGATCGGCGTGTCGGCAGACAATATCGACACGCTGACGAAATTCTCGGTGAGCGAGTGCCGGAGCAAGTTCCCGGTCGCGGCCGATCCGGACGCGAAGATCATCCGTGAATACGACGCGAAGCTGCCGGCGCTCGACCGCGCGAACCGCGTGTCCTACGTGATTTCGCCGGAAGGGAAGATTCTCTACGAATACACGAGCATGTCGCCCGATAAGCACGTCGAGAACACGCTCGCCGCCGTGAAGGCGTGGGCCGACGCGCATCCGAAGCAGTAA
- a CDS encoding SDR family oxidoreductase — MTTKVLLIGATGRTGQACADLLLKQPEFEVTALVRRHGYALAGARVVEADLTNDFSHAFQGITNVIYAAGSAETDGAAEEEQVDRDAVARAAEYALAYNAQKLVVISSLSAYRPEHSPDALRHYSQMKREGDERVIASGVDYVILRPGPLTDDPGVGKIALTDAWLDPAPPVSRQDVAWAAIEAIKLGITRKIVGFVGGSVPIEQALRA; from the coding sequence ATGACGACGAAGGTACTGCTGATTGGCGCGACCGGCCGCACGGGCCAGGCCTGCGCGGATCTGCTGCTCAAGCAGCCGGAGTTCGAGGTCACGGCGCTCGTGCGCCGGCACGGCTATGCGCTGGCGGGCGCACGGGTCGTCGAGGCCGATCTGACGAACGATTTCTCGCACGCATTCCAGGGCATCACGAATGTGATCTACGCGGCCGGCTCGGCCGAAACGGATGGCGCAGCCGAAGAGGAACAGGTCGACCGCGACGCGGTCGCGCGCGCGGCCGAATATGCGCTTGCCTACAACGCGCAGAAGCTCGTGGTGATCAGTTCGCTGTCCGCGTACCGGCCCGAGCACAGCCCGGACGCGCTGCGCCACTATTCGCAGATGAAGCGCGAAGGCGACGAGCGCGTGATCGCGTCGGGTGTCGACTACGTAATCCTGCGCCCCGGCCCGCTCACGGACGATCCGGGCGTCGGCAAGATCGCGCTGACCGACGCGTGGCTCGACCCCGCGCCGCCCGTGTCGCGCCAGGATGTCGCATGGGCCGCGATCGAGGCGATCAAGCTCGGCATCACACGCAAGATCGTCGGCTTCGTCGGCGGCAGCGTGCCGATCGAACAGGCGTTGCGCGCGTAG
- a CDS encoding NYN domain-containing protein produces the protein MALPLDNVSMAVFCDFENVALGVRDAKYEKFDIQPVLERLLLKGSIVVKKAYCDWDRYKGFKASMHEASFELIEIPHVRQSGKNSADIRLVVDALDLCYTKSHVDTFVIISGDSDFSPLVSKLRENAKKVIGVGVKKSTSDLLVANCDEFIFYDDLVREQQRALAKREQQRTGTSAAKRPDEPSRKHEMDARKAEAIALAVETFDALASERDDVGKIWASVLKSAIKRRKPDFNESYYGFRAFGNLLDEAQARGLLEVGRDDKSGAFVSRARQQAAAEHVATAGDGGAAHHGTRAAEPAQAGREPRRRRGQRAEAVVHESVQVEAEEAAVAELADAAAVVPAETTEAADAHGDAKDGRKRARKSAAKKTGAKKGAAAKSAGRHAAANPDDTAHGAAKHGGDKHAHGKHADDTHRDAEQGDERHAAVKHAEPPTAGDFGGEVAAAQPSHDAVPAEAAVEAPADAKPKKPARKAAPRARRPRKTAAATE, from the coding sequence ATGGCATTACCCCTGGACAACGTCAGCATGGCCGTGTTCTGCGACTTCGAGAACGTCGCGCTCGGCGTGCGCGACGCGAAGTACGAGAAATTCGACATCCAGCCCGTGCTGGAGCGGTTGCTGCTGAAGGGCAGCATCGTCGTGAAGAAGGCCTATTGCGACTGGGATCGCTACAAGGGCTTCAAGGCGTCGATGCACGAGGCGAGCTTCGAGCTGATCGAGATTCCGCACGTGCGCCAGTCGGGCAAGAATTCGGCCGACATCCGGCTCGTCGTGGACGCGCTCGACCTGTGCTACACGAAGTCGCACGTCGATACGTTCGTGATCATCAGCGGCGACTCGGATTTTTCACCGCTCGTGTCGAAGTTGCGCGAGAACGCGAAGAAGGTGATCGGCGTCGGCGTGAAGAAATCGACGTCGGACCTGCTGGTCGCGAACTGCGACGAATTCATTTTCTACGACGATCTCGTGCGCGAGCAGCAGCGTGCGCTGGCGAAGCGCGAACAGCAGCGCACGGGCACCAGCGCCGCGAAGCGGCCGGACGAACCGTCGCGCAAGCACGAGATGGACGCGCGCAAGGCCGAGGCGATCGCGCTGGCGGTCGAGACATTCGACGCGCTCGCGTCGGAGCGGGACGACGTCGGCAAGATCTGGGCGTCGGTGCTCAAGAGCGCGATCAAGCGCCGCAAGCCGGATTTCAACGAGTCGTACTACGGGTTCCGCGCGTTCGGCAACCTGCTCGACGAGGCGCAGGCGCGCGGCCTGCTCGAAGTGGGGCGCGACGACAAGTCGGGTGCGTTCGTGTCGCGGGCACGCCAGCAGGCGGCCGCGGAGCACGTCGCGACGGCCGGTGACGGCGGCGCCGCGCACCACGGCACGCGCGCGGCGGAGCCGGCGCAGGCCGGGCGCGAGCCGCGCCGCCGCCGCGGGCAGCGGGCGGAAGCGGTCGTGCACGAAAGCGTGCAGGTCGAAGCGGAAGAGGCGGCCGTTGCCGAACTCGCCGACGCAGCGGCGGTCGTGCCGGCTGAAACGACCGAAGCGGCCGACGCGCACGGCGACGCGAAGGATGGCCGCAAGCGGGCCCGCAAGAGCGCGGCGAAGAAGACCGGCGCGAAGAAGGGCGCCGCCGCGAAGAGCGCCGGCCGTCACGCGGCCGCGAATCCGGACGACACCGCGCATGGCGCGGCGAAGCACGGTGGCGACAAGCATGCGCACGGCAAGCATGCCGACGACACGCATCGCGATGCGGAGCAGGGCGACGAGCGGCACGCCGCGGTGAAGCACGCCGAGCCGCCGACGGCCGGCGATTTTGGCGGCGAGGTTGCTGCCGCGCAGCCGTCGCATGACGCCGTGCCGGCCGAAGCGGCTGTCGAAGCACCGGCCGACGCCAAGCCGAAGAAGCCGGCCCGCAAGGCGGCGCCGCGTGCGCGGCGCCCGCGCAAGACGGCGGCGGCCACCGAGTGA
- a CDS encoding VOC family protein, giving the protein MNVQLNHTIVWCRDKRASSRFLTELLELPPPTPFGAMLVVPLDNGVSLDFYEKAGEITAQHYAFLTDEAGFDRVYARIRERGLPHWADPAKRQPDDIYRHNGGRGVYFDDPDGHFLEVMTRPYVLNG; this is encoded by the coding sequence ATGAACGTCCAGCTCAACCACACGATCGTCTGGTGCCGCGACAAGCGCGCATCGAGCCGCTTCCTCACCGAACTTCTGGAACTGCCGCCGCCGACGCCGTTCGGCGCGATGCTGGTCGTTCCGCTCGACAACGGCGTATCGCTCGATTTTTACGAAAAGGCGGGGGAGATCACGGCGCAGCATTACGCGTTCCTGACCGACGAAGCCGGTTTCGATCGCGTGTACGCGCGCATTCGCGAGCGCGGGCTGCCGCACTGGGCCGATCCGGCAAAGCGGCAACCCGATGACATCTATCGCCACAACGGCGGCCGCGGCGTGTATTTCGACGATCCGGACGGCCACTTCCTCGAAGTGATGACGCGGCCGTATGTGCTGAACGGCTAG
- a CDS encoding (2Fe-2S)-binding protein, giving the protein MRFTLNGQPFDFDGDPDTPLLWVIRDAAKLTGTKYGCGIGACGACTVHLDGDATRACVLPAASVAGRSITTIEGLSHDRSHPVQRAWIEKDVPQCGYCQSGMVMAAAALLAQHRKPTDAQIDQAVTNLCRCATYQRIREAIHVAAG; this is encoded by the coding sequence ATGCGCTTCACGCTGAATGGGCAGCCGTTCGATTTCGACGGCGATCCCGATACGCCGCTTCTGTGGGTTATTCGCGACGCCGCGAAACTGACCGGCACCAAATACGGCTGCGGGATCGGCGCATGTGGCGCCTGCACCGTGCACCTCGACGGAGACGCAACGCGTGCGTGCGTGCTGCCGGCCGCGAGCGTCGCGGGCCGGTCGATCACGACGATCGAGGGGCTGTCGCACGACCGCTCGCATCCGGTGCAGCGTGCGTGGATCGAAAAAGACGTACCGCAGTGCGGCTACTGCCAGTCGGGCATGGTGATGGCGGCCGCCGCGCTGCTCGCGCAGCACCGCAAGCCGACCGACGCGCAGATCGACCAGGCCGTCACGAACCTGTGCCGCTGCGCGACCTATCAACGCATTCGCGAGGCGATCCATGTCGCGGCGGGCTGA